From Sphaeramia orbicularis chromosome 21, fSphaOr1.1, whole genome shotgun sequence:
TGTATATAGTTAGTATAATTTTATAGttcatttttatagttttatttttgtgCTCATtgatgttttatctttttttaaatatcctACTGTATTATTCAGCTGCTGTGACAAAcccacctctgacctttgacctttggtccTCAGGCGAAGTTTGATGCGGCCGCGGCTGAAGTGAAACAGCTGAAGGCAAAGCCGACAGACGAGGAGATGCTGAAGGTTTACTCTCTGTTCAAACAGGCGACAGTAGGAGACGTCAACACAggtaggacacacacacaataacacacaacaacacaccacGTCCATATAAAATAACTGTTATTAATCCaataactgttaataatcagataattgtaataatcagatgtgatgtgtttacagtcacttcagaaGTAGGATAATCCATAAActctggtttagacgtttcagtccattattggatttatttcagagtttgAATGTACGTAGTGACATAGAATCGAACTTCCTGTTATTTTCTTCTATGTCACTTCTGTTTCTGTgatttaatagtttttccacatgttcagatgtaacagaactaaataaatcagatgaacctgcatacatgcatgaagacatgggagtattggggacaaatccaggtgtgttaatctgatttattgtaatcagattactgctgttatctgagaaaacagatcagattagactgtttacacgatcaataataatcagatactgatcagagtattagtgtggatgtaaatgggGTCAGTTTCATCAGTGTACATCTGTAGACCTACATCTGAAAATACATTAATGTAAACATATTAAATGATGGGGCCTAAGATggtgccctgagggatcccattcttAATTTAATGAAACAGatttatgatcaataataatgTGATACCTCCACTAATCAGATACTGATCaaagtattagtgtggatggaaACAGGGTCAGTGAGAGACATTTTCCATCATCTGATTGGACAATGCTGATGTCCGGTGTCCTCTCTCTGCAGCTCGTCCAGGGATGTTGGACTTCACCGGTAAAGCCAAATGGGACGCCTGGGAGAAGCAGAAAGGTATGTGTTAATTTTAAGAATTGAAATTGAAAAGTTATTTGTCTCATTATTTAAAAATACCCAAAGCACCTCGGGGAAACTTAAATAACGCTGCTGTATCTGTATTCTGCGTTTTccaaataaccttttttttttttaaaataatttccaTGCAAGTTCATTCCACTTCATTTTGTGCTGTTTAAAGTGTCACCACTAGATGACAGTGTTGTtctgttacactggtctacagtcttttttaaataaaggattcaatgtgctaaatcttacatactttaataagatgaaaagCAAATGATCAAAGTGCTGTTTTCATCTATATAATAAAAGCtaagtggcctgtgtgtgtgtgtgtgtgtgtgtgtctgaggggaaaaaaatccagaaagagctgactgctgcagttttgcatactaatgtatttttggtcaaggaagacagttgtaaaaacggcaagttgataggaccaatattttgggagatagttgtaattttggaatacaatagccttacagtcacactGCTATGGtcagaacgctttggtggtgactgctggacaaatgtggtacagcatgcacaaatacacaacagcagaaaaactaccagATCTAGAACCAGTGGATCCCCACTGGTCAACACACTAGTTGTATATGATAGTGTTATTAAACATagtggtttatgtccatttatccagtaggtttataaatgttccagtataaagatgagtgactcaaacttggtaaaattTCTAAAGTTACTCAAAGGAATTCACTTCACATTACATGGATTTACTTCTGCTACATTGAGCTGCTCAGTGTCAACGGATGCAGACGTTTGATGAAATGTTGGTTCTTGTTCCTTCAGGAAAGAGCAAAGACGACGCCATGAACGAGTACGTCAGCCTGGTGGAGGAGCTGAAGCAGAAGTACGGAATTTAAGGAAAGCACGTTTACTGAGCGCTGCTGCAACGCCTTAAAGCAGAGGAGTGGCCTTAACATGTGAACCATACGGTGGATATAGAAGTCACCGTGGAGAACAACCACTGCTGGACAAACAAACTGACCCCATGTGACCCTGACTGACCAGTTACCTTGTATCGGATCATGTTTTCTACGAGAGTCCTGTCATTTCAAATAAACCTTTCTTCATCTCTAGTCTTTGTCCTGTTCTGTTTCTATTAGTAGTTAAAGTATCGACTGTTCTGTTTATAATGAACCATGTATGAAGAATATTCTGACTATAATACACACCTAAACTGAAAGTCTGCATCTGGATTTGACTCAGATACTTGAGATTCTTCAAATGACTGAAGTGCTGATggatattgaaataaatatttaaaacaccTGTAAATTCCTTTTTGTGTTTCAGACCATTAAAACTGACCGTCCAGAGGAGTTTCAAACATTTACTTAACCATTcattggcaccccctggtggtcaatCGTTGCACAGATCTATAATATGTGCCTATAGTGCATCTTTACAAAAAATTTTGCAAAATCTTCTAAAAAAGTGTTTCAAACCATTTAAAATGACCATCCTGAGGTGTTTGAAACATTCACACTAACCTGAACAGTAAACTCAGGTTGTTTATACAGTATTAAATATGTATCTATTCAACTAATCACTACAGAACAGGTGGGAATTGAACTCATAACCTTTAagttccagacctgatccagaaccCATGGAGCTACAAGGAGACCACGCCCCCTTCCAGCTGTTCAGGTAAAACAGGACTTGACCAGAGTCAGTCCTGATCCTGACCTGCTTCAGTCTGTTCTCACCTGGTTCAGTGGGAATCAGTTCCCCTCCGGACAACAGAACtgaacagaagagaagaaaacaaaaccgAAAACCACAGAACCGAACAGAAGAGAACGGAACAACAGAATAGAaccacatagaacagaaccaaacaggatagcatagaacagaacagagtctCTTCTCAAGATGGCACTGccagtattactactactacaaccttctacttctactactactactactactactactactactactacactaatAATCCTTTCTACGGTGAAATCCAACTCACTGCCTTTTTCTCTTCTCTCATAAGCATCTTTCTTATCATGTGTATCAGTACTAGTGTTATTTACACACTTCCGCCTTCGTGTTCACACACATTTTGTTCAGGAAATGACCTGAAACCTTCATGTGAAACTGGACTCCTCTGTTATTAAACACTGTTCCCAGTTGTGGCTGGTCTGTTCAAAGTTCTTTAATCTGCTCTTATGTGCTACATCAAGTCAAAGCGAAAGTAAAGAGGCAGACAGAAGCAGACGGACAGATTACCGATCAGCAGCCGATCAGATCAATATGTTGGTGATCCAGCTGATGTGTGTGTCTCTGCTGTGTGGTCATGTGATCAGCTCAGGTAAACACCGACCGTTTGTCATCTTTAACTGAACTGAAACAGTCATGAACGAGGCTAAACTGTGTTTACTAAGGTCAGGTTGGCAGTAGATTGGCAGATTCAGACTTTGTCCGTTAATAGCGAACAAACAAAAGGACCACAAAGCACATATGTTACCCTGTTGTGATCTTGGTTATGCTGGCAGCATACTACAACATCATTTCAGCAGAAATTTCACCCGCATTTCGTTACATCACAAAGTATTTGCTTTCGTCAACAGGACCGTTATGCACAGACGTTTAGGGACCGTCTACAAAGTGCTCAAACGCAAATAGTGGGAAATACGCTTTTGCTGAAGGAGGGACATTTTAAGTAATTCTTCCTCAATCGCTCCGCCCACAGAGGGGGAGGAGCCTCCATATTCACAGCCCATGACAAGGACACCTCCTGTTGTGTATTTATACCTCCTACTGCCAAGTTTACGTTAGTAATGTGTTgacttcagtttgtttgttaactttagtttagtttgtttatttacttcCTTTTAGTTAGTGATTTACTTctattaaagcacaggtgtcaaacatgcggcccggggaccaaaaccgtcccgccaaaggttccaatctggcccatgagatgaatttagaaagtgcaaaatgcaaaaattacccttaagatattaacagtcaagggcatcaaactcaaaaataacagcataataacctagaaatagtgACTCCTaattttcttcttagtttaatgtgagaaaaataaaatgatattatgcctctaaagaatgacaacaccaatttttttctctttgattttttgcaaataacattacattctgatatcctttaataataaaatgtcaataacctgaaaatgaacaacctggaatgtctaaagaaaaataagtgcaattttgacaatattctgcctgttttgtgccttggtagatctgatctgtaatgtacatgtagagtcataagttgagacagaatattgataaaattgcacttgtttttcttcagaaatttcagttttttcccagttgttcacgtcttttttgttttggatagaaatagtttcatcatctaatcttatttttttgcactaaaaaatttggagttgtcattatttataggttattatgctattatttgattggtccggcccactggagatcaaattgggctgaatatgaaccaaaatgagtttgacaccccggtaTTAAAGGGTTTGAGTTTTATTTCCAGAAcactttatttctgttttgttggAACTATGACAGACTACTATGTCCAGGAAGCATTTCAGTAATGTCCAATCAGAGCTTCAGTTTCACCTGTTTTACTCAGTTTAAAGCCTCTTAGATTCATGGGTACTGTAGTATGTAGAGTCTGTGTTTGTAGTCCAGGTCAGAGGATGACCTCAGATTATTTAACAAACCCACTGTTTATTAAAGTCCTGGTGAAATGGCTCATAGACGTCTGTCTGCATTTGTACACATTCATACTGAGGGTATTCTAATAATACATCCATGAACACGACAGTGTAGAAGACAGTAatttcctgtttcagtgtcacatggtcTCTCCATGCCCCGCCCCTACCTGCAGATCCTGTCTCATTCCGTCCAATGGGAGAAGTGAACACAAAGTCATCGAACTAAACAC
This genomic window contains:
- the dbi gene encoding acyl-CoA-binding protein — encoded protein: MADLQAKFDAAAAEVKQLKAKPTDEEMLKVYSLFKQATVGDVNTARPGMLDFTGKAKWDAWEKQKGKSKDDAMNEYVSLVEELKQKYGI